One window from the genome of Actinomycetes bacterium encodes:
- a CDS encoding MFS transporter → MESSATASDANACSSPALIETGTHAWGSAYTLGFLAAAALLLGLFIAWERWTADPMIPLGFFRRPAFSVSTAVVLLVGFSLFGVIYFITLYFQNVKGYSPLQAGVRSLPMTVMITLLAPLAGRLNAKMGARAQMSIGMLLVSGGMFGLSHIQVASSYNAIWPFYILVGAGMALTTPAVSATGMAAVDRDRSGIASGVINANRQVGGALGIAVLGSVAAMLTRSAWHEGLAQLPAATRAAAEPLTGLVLGGQGGPIAAFAGPQARAAALESFVHGVSGAMLASAALTLLAALVAFVGLRRLAPTPSVEPAAEADDGRRIRGAEELEAPTR, encoded by the coding sequence GTGGAAAGCTCGGCGACCGCTTCGGACGCAAACGCATGTTCCTCGCCGGCCCTGATCGAGACGGGGACGCACGCATGGGGCTCCGCGTACACCCTCGGCTTCCTCGCCGCTGCCGCCCTCCTGCTCGGCCTGTTCATCGCCTGGGAGCGGTGGACCGCCGACCCGATGATCCCGCTTGGCTTCTTCCGCCGCCCCGCGTTCTCCGTCTCGACCGCTGTCGTCCTGCTCGTCGGCTTCTCGTTGTTCGGGGTCATCTACTTCATCACCCTCTACTTCCAGAACGTGAAGGGTTACTCGCCGCTCCAGGCCGGTGTCCGCTCGCTGCCGATGACCGTGATGATCACGCTGCTCGCGCCCCTGGCGGGGAGGCTGAACGCCAAGATGGGTGCCCGCGCGCAGATGTCGATTGGGATGCTGCTGGTCTCGGGCGGGATGTTCGGACTCTCGCACATCCAGGTCGCCTCCTCATACAACGCGATCTGGCCGTTCTACATCCTGGTCGGCGCGGGGATGGCGCTGACCACGCCGGCGGTGTCGGCGACCGGCATGGCGGCGGTGGACCGCGACAGGTCTGGGATCGCCTCGGGCGTGATCAACGCCAACCGCCAGGTTGGCGGTGCGCTGGGGATCGCCGTGCTGGGCTCGGTCGCTGCCATGCTCACCCGCAGCGCGTGGCACGAGGGGCTCGCGCAGCTCCCGGCGGCGACGCGAGCGGCGGCAGAGCCCCTCACAGGACTCGTTCTGGGCGGACAAGGGGGGCCCATCGCCGCGTTCGCCGGTCCGCAGGCACGAGCCGCAGCGCTGGAGTCCTTCGTACACGGCGTGAGTGGTGCGATGCTGGCCAGCGCGGCGCTGACCCTGCTCGCGGCGCTGGTGGCCTTCGTCGGCCTACGGCGACTCGCGCCCACGCCGTCGGTCGAGCCGGCTGCTGAAGCGGATGACGGCCGTCGAATTCGAGGCGCCGAGGAGCTCGAAGCGCCCACGCGCTGA